Proteins from one Ahaetulla prasina isolate Xishuangbanna chromosome 2, ASM2864084v1, whole genome shotgun sequence genomic window:
- the LOC131192035 gene encoding zinc finger protein 883-like has translation MEGKSPPDAGVGKRPPTTQLWNCEKNMASPGQKSHEEEANNSKIQYCHFRMVPFQDGKSPRDVCTQLHRLCCQWLKPERHTKAQMLDLVLLEQFLAVLPPEMEKWVRECGAETSSQAVALAEGFLLTQEEEKRQEELQKSLEAVTEYPKGRKDLFKTSQELQFRETLYKDQSHNTTPEGRKLSLEILESPLCGGAEGLAEPLFQDAVSFEDVAVYFSKEEWSQLDADQKTLHGEVMLENSRNLVSLGFNVQDDKKQECQAIHLKEEKEKFADQMQPKNGETKQTPSGIKNGFPQVSWLPSCTNIDTIYIDRYQCMESGKSFNKSDHLISLKKTHSEEKPNTCMECGKTFRTNDSFRTHKRNHKGELYKCLECGKNFTRKSNLNSHKRIHTGEKPYQCMECGKGFSKNSHLNRHKRIHTGEKLYQCMKCGKAFSYNHSLIRHQRSHKGEEPYKCMENGNSFNKSDHLICHKKTHSGEKPYTCRECGKIFRTNDSLRTHERNHKGEQLYKCLECGKNFTRKSNLDSHKRIHTGEKPYQCMECGKSFSSKYALVHHKSLHTEEKPYQCMECRKTFCYNHSLIRHQRNHKGERPYKCMECGKTFTCIDHLNSHKRIHIGEKPYQCMECGRTFAFTSHLDYHKKLHTGEKPYQC, from the exons atggaaggaaaaagcCCACCAGATGCAGGAGTTGGAAAACGCCCTCCAACTACTCAGCTTTGGAACTGTGAGAAGAATATGGCAAGTCCTGGGCAGAAGAGCCATGAAGAGGAAGCCAACAATTCAAAGATCCAATATTGTCACTTCAGAATGGTGCCGTTCCAGGATGGGAAGAGTCCCCGAGATGTTTGCACTCAGCTTCACCGCCTTTGCTGTCAATGGCTGAAGCCGGAAAGACACACAAAGGCTCAGATGCTGGACTTGGTGCtcctggagcagttcctggctgTCCTTCCCCCAGAGATGGAGAAATGGGTGCGAGAGTGTGGAGCGGAGACCAGTTCCCAGGCAGTGGCCCTGGCTGAAGGCTTCTTGCTGAcccaggaggaggaaaagaggcaaGAAGAGTTGCAG AAATCCTTGGAAGCTGTCACTGAGTATCCCAAGGGGAGGAAAGATTTATTCAAAACTTCTCAAGAGCTGCAGTTCAGGGAGACGTTATACAAAGATCAAAGTCACAACACCACTCCAG AGGGTAGAAAGCTGTCCTTGGAAATTTTAGAATCTCCTCTTTGTGGTGGGGCTGAAGGATTGGCTGAACCACTATTTCAG GATGCTGTGTCTTTTGAGGACGTGGCCGTGTATTTCTCCAAGGAGGAATGGTCTCAACTGGATGCTGACCAAAAAACGCTCCATGGAGAAGTCATGCTGGAGAATTCCAGGAATCTGGTTTCTCTGG gcTTTAATGTTCAAGACGATAAGAAACAGGAATGCCAAGCCATCCAtctgaaagaggaaaaagagaaatttgCAGATCAGATGCAACCAAAGAATGGTGAAACAAAGCAAACACCAAGTGGAATTAAAAATGGCTTTCCTCAGGTCAGTTGGCTTCCTAGCTGTACAAACATCGATACGATATACATTGATCGATATCAATGCATGGAATCTGGAAAGAGCTTTAATAAATCCGATCATCTCATTTCTCTTAAAAAGACACATTCGGAAGAGAAACCAAATacctgcatggagtgtggaaagaccttccgTACTAATGACTCTTTTAGAACTCACAAAAGGAATCACAAAGGAGAACTTTAcaaatgcttggagtgtggaaagaacttTACTCGTAAAAGTAATCTtaattcccataagaggatccacacaggagagaaaccatatcaatgcatggagtgtggaaagggttTTAGTAAGAATAGTCATCTTAATcgccacaagaggatccacacaggagagaaactatATCAATGCATGAAGTGTGGAAAGGCTTTCAGTTATAATCATTCTCTTATAAGACATCAAAGGAGTCACAAAGGGGAAGAaccttataaatgcatggagaaTGGAAATAGCTTTAATAAATCCGATCATCTTATTTGTCATAAAAAGACACattcaggagagaaaccatatacctGCAGGGAGTGTGGAAAGATCTTCCGTACTAATGACTCTCTTAGAACTCACGAAAGGAATCACAAAGGAGAACAACTTTACAAAtgtttggaatgtggaaagaACTTTACTCGTAAGAGTAATCTTGAttcccacaagaggatccacacaggagagaaaccatatcaatgcatggagtgtggaaagagctttagtaGTAAATATGCTCTGGTTCACCATAAAAGCCTCCATACAGAggagaagccatatcaatgcatggagtgcaGAAAAACCTTCTGTTACAATCATTCTCTTATAAGACATCAAAGGAATCACAAAGGAGAAAGaccttataaatgcatggagtgtggaaagacctttacttgTATTGATCATCTTAATTCCCACAAAAGGATCCAcataggagagaagccatatcaatgcatggagtgtggaagaaCCTTTGCTTTTACCAGTCATCTTGATTACCACAAGAagcttcacacaggagagaagccatatcaatgtTAG
- the LOC131192041 gene encoding zinc finger protein 154-like — MECGKSFSRKYALIHHKTIHTEEKPYQCMDCGKTFCYYNSLTRHQKNHKGERPYKCMECGKSFSCSRHLDSHKKIHSGEKPYKCAECGKGFRWNSALTTHKRIHTGEKPYQCLECGKTFASSSSLNSHKRIHTGNRPYKFVHCGEGFRRNCDLTSHERIHMGEKNT, encoded by the coding sequence atggagtgtggaaaaagctttagtAGGAAATACGCTTTGATTCACCATAAAACTATCCATACAGAggagaagccatatcaatgcatggactGTGGAAAGACCTTCTGTTATTATAACTCTCTTACAAGACATCAAAAGAATCACAAAGGAGAAAGaccttataaatgcatggagtgtggaaagagctttagttGCAGCAGACATCTTGATTCCCACAAGAagatccactcaggagaaaagccatataaatgtgCTGAATGTGGAAAAGGCTTTAGGTGGAATTCTGCTCTTACcacccataagaggatccacacaggagaaaaaccgtatcaatgcctggagtgtggaaagacctttgctagtAGCAGTAGTCTTAATTcccacaaaaggatccacacaggcaaCAGGCCATATAAATTTGTGCACTGTGGAGAAGGCTTTAGAAGGAATTGTGATCTCACTTCGCATGAAAGGATCCATATGGGAGAAAAAAACACATAA